In Staphylococcus saccharolyticus, one genomic interval encodes:
- the rnjB gene encoding ribonuclease J2, translating to MSLIKKKNKDIRIVPLGGVGEIAKNMYIVEVDDEMFMLDAGLMFPEDEMLGVDIVIPDIQYVIESKNKLKGIFLTHGHEHAIGAVSYVLEQLDAPVYGSKLTIALIKEGMKARNIKKKIRYYTVTHDSIMRFKNVNVSFFNTTHSIPDSLGVCIHTSYGSIVYTGEFKFDQSLHGHYAPDLKRMAEIGDEGVFALISDSTEAEKPGYNTPENIIEHHMYDAFAKVKGRLIVSCYASNFVRIQQVLNIASQLNRKVSFLGRSLESSFNIARKMGYFDIPKDLLIPINEVENYPKNEVIIIATGMQGEPVEALNQMAQKKHKIMNIEEGDSVFLAITASANMEVIIANTLNELVRAGAHIIPNNKKIHASSHGCMEELKMMLNIMKPEYFIPVQGEFKMQITHAKLAAETGVAPEKIFLVEKGDVINYNGKEMVLNEKVNSGNVLIDGIGVGDVGNIVLRDRHLLAEDGIFIAVVTLDPKKRRIAAGPEIQSRGFVYVRESEELLNEAEEKVRKIVEEGLQEKRIEWSEIKQNMRDQISKLLFESTKRRPMIIPVISEI from the coding sequence TTGAGTTTAATAAAGAAAAAAAATAAAGATATTCGCATCGTACCATTAGGTGGTGTGGGCGAAATCGCTAAAAATATGTACATCGTTGAAGTAGACGATGAAATGTTTATGTTAGATGCGGGATTAATGTTCCCTGAAGACGAAATGCTCGGAGTGGACATTGTCATTCCAGATATTCAATATGTCATTGAGAGTAAAAATAAATTAAAAGGTATATTTTTAACACACGGCCACGAACATGCGATTGGAGCAGTAAGCTATGTATTAGAACAACTCGATGCACCAGTATACGGTTCTAAATTAACTATCGCGCTGATAAAAGAAGGTATGAAGGCCCGTAACATTAAAAAGAAAATTCGTTATTACACTGTAACTCATGACTCAATTATGAGATTTAAAAATGTGAATGTAAGTTTCTTTAATACGACACACAGTATTCCAGATAGTTTAGGTGTGTGCATTCATACTTCATATGGTTCAATCGTATATACTGGAGAATTTAAATTCGACCAAAGTTTACATGGACACTATGCTCCAGATTTAAAACGAATGGCTGAAATTGGAGATGAAGGTGTATTTGCTTTAATCAGTGATTCAACTGAAGCTGAAAAGCCTGGATATAATACTCCAGAGAACATCATTGAACATCATATGTATGATGCATTCGCTAAAGTTAAAGGGAGACTTATTGTTTCTTGTTATGCTTCAAATTTTGTGCGAATTCAACAGGTGTTAAATATTGCGAGTCAGCTTAACCGTAAAGTATCATTTTTAGGTCGTTCACTAGAAAGTTCATTTAACATTGCTCGTAAAATGGGATATTTTGATATACCTAAAGATTTACTTATTCCAATTAACGAGGTTGAGAATTATCCAAAAAATGAAGTTATTATAATTGCTACTGGTATGCAAGGAGAACCAGTTGAAGCGCTTAACCAAATGGCTCAGAAAAAACATAAAATAATGAATATTGAAGAAGGCGATTCTGTTTTTCTAGCAATCACTGCTTCGGCAAATATGGAAGTTATTATAGCTAATACTTTAAACGAATTAGTTCGTGCGGGCGCTCACATCATACCTAATAATAAAAAGATCCATGCATCGAGTCATGGGTGTATGGAAGAACTGAAGATGATGTTAAATATAATGAAACCTGAATATTTCATTCCAGTTCAAGGTGAATTTAAAATGCAAATTACTCATGCAAAATTAGCTGCTGAAACAGGCGTTGCACCCGAAAAAATATTCTTAGTTGAAAAAGGCGACGTTATTAATTACAACGGTAAAGAGATGGTTTTAAATGAAAAGGTAAACTCTGGCAATGTACTTATCGATGGTATCGGTGTCGGAGATGTCGGCAATATTGTTTTAAGAGATCGTCATTTACTAGCTGAGGACGGAATATTTATAGCAGTTGTGACGTTAGATCCTAAAAAAAGGCGTATTGCTGCAGGTCCAGAAATACAATCTAGAGGTTTTGTTTATGTTAGGGAAAGCGAAGAACTCTTAAACGAAGCTGAAGAAAAAGTGCGTAAAATTGTAGAAGAAGGTCTACAAGAAAAACGTATTGAGTGGTCTGAAATTAAACAAAATATGAGAGATCAAATTAGTAAATTATTATTCGAAAGTACGAAACGCCGTCCAATGATTATTCCAGTTATATCTGAGATATAA
- the pnp gene encoding polyribonucleotide nucleotidyltransferase, translating into MSQEKKVFKTEWAGRSLTIETGQLAKQANGAVLVRYGDTVVLSTATASKEPRDGDFFPLTVNYEEKMYAAGKIPGGFKKREGRPGDEATLTARLIDRPIRPLFPKGYRHDVQIMNIVLSADPDCSPEIVAMIGSSMALSVSDIPFHGPIAGVNVGYINGEYVINPSVEDKELSRLDLEVAGHKDAVNMVEAGASEITESEMIEAIFFGHEEIKRLVAFQQEIIDYIQPEKQEFIPVKRDEALIEKVKVLVEEKGLKETVLTFDKQQRDDKLDALKEEVVAHFIDDEDPENEALINEVYAILNELVKEEVRRLIADEKIRPDGRKVDEIRPLDSEVGLLPRAHGSGLFTRGQTQALSVLTLGALGDYQLIDGLGPEIEKRFMHHYNFPNFSVGETGPVRAPGRREIGHGALGERALRYTIPDTSEFPYTIRIVSEVLESNGSSSQASICGSTLALMDAGVPIKAPVAGIAMGLVTRDDSYTILTDIQGMEDALGDMDFKVAGTKDGITAIQMDIKIDGLTREVIEEALEQARLGRLAIMDHMLQTIDQPREELSAYAPKVVTMHIKSDKIRDVIGPGGKKINEIIDETGVKLDIEQDGTIFIGAVDQTMIDRAKEIIEDITREAEVGQIYDAKVKRIEKYGAFVELFPGKDALLHISQISKDRINKVEDVLNIGDTIEVKITEIDKQDRVNASHKVLLND; encoded by the coding sequence ATGTCTCAAGAGAAGAAAGTTTTCAAAACTGAATGGGCTGGGCGTTCGTTAACAATTGAGACAGGACAATTAGCAAAACAGGCTAATGGTGCTGTTTTAGTTCGTTATGGAGATACAGTAGTATTATCAACAGCTACTGCTTCAAAAGAACCTAGAGATGGTGACTTTTTCCCATTAACAGTAAACTATGAAGAAAAAATGTATGCGGCTGGTAAAATCCCAGGCGGTTTCAAAAAAAGAGAAGGACGTCCTGGTGATGAAGCAACATTAACTGCTCGTTTAATAGATAGACCAATACGCCCACTTTTCCCTAAAGGGTATAGACATGATGTTCAAATTATGAATATCGTTTTAAGCGCTGATCCAGATTGTTCACCTGAAATAGTTGCTATGATTGGTTCTTCAATGGCATTAAGTGTCTCAGATATACCTTTCCATGGCCCCATCGCAGGAGTTAACGTTGGTTATATCAACGGAGAATATGTCATTAACCCATCAGTAGAAGACAAAGAATTATCTAGATTAGACTTAGAAGTTGCTGGACATAAAGATGCAGTTAATATGGTAGAAGCAGGAGCTAGTGAAATTACTGAAAGTGAAATGATTGAGGCAATCTTCTTTGGACATGAAGAAATTAAACGGTTAGTTGCATTTCAACAAGAAATTATTGATTACATTCAACCAGAGAAACAAGAATTTATTCCTGTTAAACGAGATGAAGCGTTGATTGAAAAGGTAAAAGTTCTAGTTGAAGAAAAAGGATTAAAAGAAACCGTTTTAACTTTTGATAAACAACAACGCGATGACAAATTAGATGCACTTAAAGAAGAGGTTGTTGCTCACTTTATTGATGATGAAGATCCTGAAAATGAAGCACTCATTAATGAAGTATATGCAATTTTAAATGAGCTAGTTAAAGAAGAAGTAAGACGTTTGATTGCAGATGAAAAGATACGCCCAGATGGACGGAAGGTTGACGAAATACGTCCGCTTGATTCTGAAGTAGGATTATTACCAAGAGCACACGGATCGGGATTATTTACACGTGGTCAAACGCAAGCTTTATCAGTTTTAACCCTTGGAGCGCTTGGAGATTATCAATTAATTGATGGTCTAGGACCTGAAATTGAAAAACGTTTTATGCATCATTATAACTTCCCTAACTTCTCAGTAGGAGAAACTGGACCAGTTCGTGCTCCAGGACGTCGAGAAATAGGTCATGGTGCACTAGGCGAAAGAGCGTTACGTTATACTATTCCTGACACTTCAGAGTTTCCTTATACTATCCGTATTGTAAGTGAAGTGCTTGAATCTAATGGATCATCTTCACAAGCTTCAATTTGTGGTTCTACATTAGCTTTAATGGATGCAGGTGTTCCAATTAAAGCTCCAGTTGCCGGAATTGCAATGGGACTTGTTACACGTGATGATAGTTATACTATTTTAACTGATATTCAAGGTATGGAAGATGCTTTAGGTGATATGGACTTTAAAGTAGCTGGAACTAAAGACGGTATTACTGCAATCCAGATGGACATTAAAATTGATGGTCTTACACGTGAAGTAATTGAGGAGGCATTAGAACAAGCTCGTCTAGGGCGTTTAGCTATCATGGATCATATGCTTCAAACAATTGATCAACCTCGCGAAGAATTGAGTGCTTATGCACCTAAAGTAGTAACGATGCATATTAAATCAGATAAAATTAGAGACGTGATTGGACCTGGTGGTAAAAAAATTAATGAAATTATAGATGAGACAGGTGTTAAATTAGATATCGAACAAGATGGTACTATCTTTATTGGTGCAGTTGATCAAACAATGATTGACCGTGCAAAAGAAATTATTGAAGATATTACACGTGAAGCGGAAGTAGGACAAATTTATGATGCTAAAGTGAAACGTATCGAAAAATACGGAGCTTTCGTTGAATTGTTCCCTGGTAAAGATGCTTTACTGCATATTTCTCAAATTTCTAAAGATAGAATCAATAAAGTTGAAGATGTATTAAATATTGGCGATACAATTGAAGTTAAAATTACTGAAATTGATAAACAAGATCGCGTAAATGCTTCACATAAAGTATTATTAAACGATTAA
- the rpsO gene encoding 30S ribosomal protein S15, whose product MAISQERKDELIKEYRVHETDTGSPEVQIAVLTAEIAALNEHLREHKKDHHSRRGLLKMVGRRRHLLNYLRSKDIQRYRELIKSLGIRR is encoded by the coding sequence ATGGCAATTTCACAAGAACGTAAAGATGAATTAATCAAAGAATACCGTGTACACGAAACAGATACTGGTTCACCAGAAGTACAAATTGCTGTTTTAACTGCAGAAATCGCTGCATTAAATGAGCATTTACGTGAACACAAAAAAGATCACCATTCTCGTCGTGGATTATTAAAAATGGTAGGTCGTCGTAGACATTTATTAAACTACTTACGTAGTAAAGATATTCAACGTTACCGTGAATTAATTAAATCATTAGGTATCCGTCGTTAA
- a CDS encoding bifunctional riboflavin kinase/FAD synthetase produces MKVIEVTHPILKDQFIKEEVAMAFGFFDGMHKGHDKVFETLDKKAKERHLKQAVMTFDPHPSVVLNPERKRTTYLTPLSDKLEMLAQHGVDYCIVINFSSRFASVTSEEFIQEYIIDNHVKEVIVGFDFTFGKFGKGNMTVLQEFKEFNTTIVGKQEMDSEKISTTAIREALTEGRLQKANDELGYLYRIKGTVVQGEKRGRTIGFPTANVQPSDDYVLPKKGVYAVSMEIGPESKLHRCVANVGVKPTFHDSSKAEVVIEVNIFDFDENIYGERVTVYWHHFLRPEVKFDGIDPLVKQMNEDKSRARHLLSIDFGDDISYNV; encoded by the coding sequence ATGAAAGTGATTGAAGTTACCCATCCTATTTTAAAAGATCAATTTATCAAAGAAGAAGTAGCGATGGCGTTTGGTTTCTTTGATGGAATGCATAAAGGACACGATAAAGTTTTTGAAACATTAGATAAAAAAGCAAAAGAGCGTCACTTAAAGCAAGCAGTGATGACTTTCGATCCGCATCCTTCAGTGGTTTTGAATCCAGAACGCAAACGTACGACTTATTTAACTCCACTTTCAGATAAATTAGAGATGTTAGCACAACATGGTGTGGATTATTGCATTGTGATTAACTTCTCATCGCGATTTGCAAGTGTAACTTCAGAAGAATTTATCCAAGAATATATCATCGATAATCATGTAAAAGAAGTTATAGTAGGTTTTGATTTTACTTTTGGCAAATTTGGAAAAGGTAATATGACTGTACTTCAAGAATTTAAAGAGTTTAATACAACGATTGTAGGTAAACAAGAGATGGATTCTGAAAAGATTTCTACAACTGCTATAAGAGAGGCTTTAACAGAAGGTCGATTACAAAAGGCTAATGATGAACTTGGTTACCTTTATCGAATTAAAGGTACAGTAGTTCAAGGCGAAAAACGTGGTAGAACAATTGGTTTTCCTACAGCAAATGTTCAACCAAGCGATGATTATGTGTTACCAAAAAAAGGTGTCTACGCAGTAAGCATGGAAATTGGACCTGAAAGTAAGCTACATCGTTGTGTTGCAAATGTGGGTGTCAAGCCAACTTTTCATGATTCATCTAAAGCAGAAGTGGTTATTGAAGTAAACATTTTTGACTTTGATGAAAATATTTATGGTGAACGTGTCACTGTCTATTGGCACCATTTTCTTAGACCAGAAGTTAAATTTGATGGGATTGATCCTTTAGTTAAGCAAATGAATGAAGATAAATCTAGGGCTAGGCACTTATTATCTATTGATTTTGGTGATGATATATCATATAATGTTTAA
- the truB gene encoding tRNA pseudouridine(55) synthase TruB gives MYNGILPVFKERGLTSHDVVFKLRKILKMKKIGHTGTLDSEVDGVLPICLGNATRVSDYVMDMGKTYNATVTLGVSTTTEDQTGEILESKLINNADITENEIDSVLLQFLGTIEQIPPMYSSVKVNGKKLYEYARNNETVERPKRQVQIKDIKRISEVKFANHQCHFDIKVTCGKGTYIRTLATDIGLKLGYPAHMSLLTRMSSGGFRIEDSLTLDQIRELHEHDSLQDKMFPIEYGLKGLLAIEIEDELFKKRILNGQKFLKQELIQKVDKQFVFIDCNTKKALAIYAVHPDKPNEIKPKKVFN, from the coding sequence ATGTATAACGGTATATTGCCTGTTTTTAAAGAACGAGGATTAACTAGTCATGATGTCGTTTTTAAATTGAGAAAAATTTTAAAAATGAAAAAAATTGGGCATACTGGGACTTTAGATTCTGAAGTTGATGGAGTACTTCCAATTTGCCTTGGCAATGCTACTAGAGTAAGTGATTATGTGATGGATATGGGTAAAACTTATAATGCTACTGTTACCTTGGGAGTCAGTACAACGACTGAGGATCAAACAGGAGAGATTTTAGAAAGTAAATTGATAAATAATGCTGATATCACAGAGAATGAAATAGATAGCGTACTTCTCCAATTTCTAGGAACTATTGAACAGATTCCACCTATGTATTCCTCAGTTAAAGTTAATGGTAAAAAATTATATGAGTATGCTCGCAATAATGAAACTGTAGAACGCCCGAAAAGACAGGTTCAAATTAAAGATATTAAAAGAATTTCAGAAGTAAAGTTTGCTAACCATCAATGTCATTTCGATATTAAAGTAACATGTGGAAAAGGTACATATATACGGACATTAGCTACAGATATAGGGTTAAAGTTAGGCTATCCTGCGCATATGTCATTATTAACACGTATGTCTTCAGGTGGGTTTCGAATAGAAGATAGTTTAACGCTTGACCAAATTAGGGAATTACATGAGCATGACTCATTGCAAGACAAAATGTTTCCTATAGAATATGGTTTAAAAGGTTTATTAGCTATAGAAATAGAAGACGAATTATTCAAAAAGAGAATTCTTAATGGACAAAAGTTTTTAAAACAAGAGTTAATTCAGAAAGTCGATAAACAATTTGTTTTTATAGATTGTAATACTAAAAAAGCTCTGGCAATATATGCCGTTCACCCTGATAAACCTAATGAAATTAAACCCAAAAAAGTCTTTAATTAA
- the rbfA gene encoding 30S ribosome-binding factor RbfA, protein MNNMRAERVGEQMKQEIMDIVNNKVKDPRVGFLTITDVELTNDLSHAKIFLTVLGSDKEVENTFKALEKATGFIKSELGSRMRLRIIPDLTFEYDESIEYGNKIERMLQDLHKKDK, encoded by the coding sequence ATGAATAACATGAGAGCAGAACGTGTTGGCGAACAAATGAAACAAGAAATCATGGACATCGTTAACAATAAAGTTAAAGATCCTAGAGTGGGATTTTTAACAATTACTGATGTTGAATTAACAAATGATTTATCTCATGCAAAAATTTTCCTAACTGTTTTAGGAAGTGATAAGGAAGTTGAAAATACTTTTAAAGCTCTAGAGAAAGCTACTGGCTTTATTAAGTCAGAATTAGGATCTCGTATGCGTCTAAGAATCATTCCAGATTTAACATTTGAATATGATGAATCTATAGAATATGGTAATAAGATTGAACGTATGCTACAAGATTTACACAAAAAAGATAAATAA
- the infB gene encoding translation initiation factor IF-2 has protein sequence MSKKRIYEYAKELNLKSKEIIDELKNLNVEVSNHMQALEEDQIKALDKKFKVQQNNSDNKKHTQDNHQKSDNKQNTNQKSNQQNKNSQNKKNNKGKQQNNKGNKNNKNNKPQHQPSEPQEMPSKITYQEGITVGELADKLNVESSGIIKKLFLFGIMANINQSLDEEILELIADDYGVEIEKEVIIDEEDLSIYFDDESDDPDAGERPAVVTIMGHVDHGKTTLLDSIRNTKVTEGEAGGITQHIGAYQIENAGKKITFLDTPGHAAFTTMRARGAQVTDITILVVAADDGVMPQTIEAINHAKEAEVPTIVVVNKIDKPTANPDRVMQELIEYGLIPEDWGGDTIFVPLSALSGDGIDDLLEMIGLVAEVQELKANPDKRAVGTVIEAELDKSRGPAASLLVQNGTLHVGDSIVVGNTYGRIRAMVNDLGKRIKSAGPSTPVEITGINDVPLAGDRFVVFSDEKQARRIGEARHEASVIQQRQESKNVSLDNLFEQMKQGEMKDLNVIIKGDVQGSVEALSASLMKIDVEGVNVRIIHTAVGAINESDVTLANASNGIIIGFNVRPDAGAKRAAEAENVDMRLHRVIYNVIEEIESAMKGLLDPEFEEQVIGQAEVRQTFKVSKVGTIAGSYVTEGKITRNAGVRVIRDGIVLFEGELDTLKRFKDDAKEVAQGYECGITIEKYNDLKEGDIIEAFEMIEIQR, from the coding sequence ATGAGTAAAAAAAGAATTTACGAATATGCGAAGGAATTAAATTTAAAGAGTAAAGAGATTATAGATGAGTTGAAAAATCTGAACGTTGAAGTATCGAATCACATGCAAGCTTTAGAAGAAGATCAAATCAAAGCTTTAGATAAAAAGTTTAAAGTACAACAAAACAATAGCGATAATAAAAAACATACTCAAGATAATCACCAAAAATCTGATAATAAACAAAATACTAATCAAAAATCAAATCAACAAAATAAAAACAGTCAAAACAAGAAAAACAATAAAGGCAAACAACAAAATAATAAAGGCAATAAAAACAACAAAAATAATAAACCACAACATCAACCTTCAGAGCCACAAGAGATGCCATCTAAAATCACTTATCAAGAGGGTATTACTGTAGGTGAATTAGCTGACAAATTAAATGTGGAATCATCAGGTATTATTAAAAAATTATTCCTATTTGGCATTATGGCTAATATAAATCAGTCATTAGATGAAGAAATATTAGAATTAATTGCTGATGACTATGGTGTGGAGATTGAAAAAGAAGTAATTATTGATGAAGAAGATTTATCAATCTATTTTGATGATGAGTCAGATGATCCTGATGCAGGTGAAAGACCAGCAGTTGTTACTATTATGGGGCACGTTGACCATGGTAAAACTACTTTATTAGACTCTATTCGTAATACTAAGGTGACAGAAGGAGAAGCTGGTGGAATTACGCAACATATTGGTGCTTATCAAATTGAAAATGCTGGTAAAAAAATCACATTTTTAGATACACCTGGACATGCTGCATTTACAACTATGCGTGCGCGTGGTGCTCAAGTCACTGACATTACTATTTTGGTAGTAGCTGCTGACGATGGAGTAATGCCACAAACAATTGAAGCTATTAATCACGCAAAAGAAGCTGAAGTTCCAACTATTGTAGTAGTTAATAAAATTGACAAACCAACTGCTAATCCAGACCGTGTCATGCAAGAACTTATTGAATACGGATTAATTCCTGAAGATTGGGGTGGTGACACTATCTTCGTACCACTTTCAGCACTGAGTGGTGATGGAATTGATGATTTACTTGAAATGATTGGGTTAGTGGCAGAAGTACAAGAACTTAAGGCTAATCCTGATAAACGTGCTGTAGGTACAGTTATTGAAGCGGAATTGGATAAATCACGTGGTCCAGCTGCATCATTACTTGTTCAAAATGGTACGTTACATGTTGGAGACTCAATTGTAGTTGGTAATACGTATGGTCGTATTCGTGCGATGGTCAATGATTTAGGTAAACGTATTAAGTCAGCTGGTCCGTCAACTCCTGTGGAAATTACTGGTATCAATGATGTACCACTAGCTGGAGATCGTTTTGTTGTATTTAGTGATGAAAAACAAGCGCGTCGTATTGGTGAAGCACGTCATGAAGCAAGCGTTATCCAACAACGTCAAGAAAGTAAAAATGTTTCATTAGATAATTTATTTGAACAAATGAAACAAGGAGAAATGAAAGATTTAAATGTCATCATTAAAGGTGATGTTCAAGGATCAGTTGAAGCATTGTCAGCATCTCTTATGAAAATTGATGTAGAAGGCGTTAACGTACGTATTATTCACACAGCTGTAGGTGCCATTAATGAATCAGACGTTACGTTAGCAAATGCTTCTAATGGTATTATCATCGGGTTCAATGTGCGACCAGATGCAGGGGCTAAACGTGCAGCTGAAGCTGAAAATGTTGATATGAGATTGCATCGCGTTATTTATAATGTAATTGAAGAAATTGAATCTGCGATGAAAGGTTTACTTGACCCTGAATTTGAAGAACAAGTGATTGGTCAAGCAGAAGTACGTCAAACATTTAAAGTTTCTAAAGTTGGTACGATTGCAGGTAGTTATGTTACTGAAGGTAAGATTACTCGAAATGCAGGTGTACGTGTTATTAGAGATGGTATCGTCTTATTTGAAGGTGAACTTGATACACTAAAACGTTTTAAAGATGATGCCAAAGAAGTAGCACAAGGCTATGAATGTGGTATCACGATTGAAAAATATAATGATCTTAAGGAAGGAGACATTATAGAAGCATTTGAAATGATAGAAATTCAAAGATAA
- a CDS encoding L7Ae/L30e/S12e/Gadd45 family ribosomal protein: MTQDHIYNLLGLAMRAGKVKSGESVLLNDIKKKQIKLVIIATDASENTQKLMNNKCVSNQIPLREFGTRTELGIAIGKSERVNIGITDNGFSKKLLSMIDEYRKE, encoded by the coding sequence ATGACTCAAGATCATATATATAATTTACTTGGTTTAGCTATGAGAGCAGGTAAAGTCAAAAGTGGAGAGTCAGTCTTATTAAATGACATAAAAAAGAAACAAATTAAACTCGTGATAATAGCAACCGATGCATCTGAAAACACTCAAAAGCTTATGAACAATAAATGTGTGAGTAACCAGATTCCGTTAAGAGAATTTGGCACGAGAACTGAATTAGGGATAGCAATTGGTAAAAGCGAGAGAGTCAACATAGGCATTACTGATAATGGTTTTTCTAAGAAATTGTTATCAATGATAGATGAATATCGTAAGGAGTGA
- the rnpM gene encoding RNase P modulator RnpM — protein sequence MKKKKIPMRKCIISNEMHPKKDMIRVVINKEGEIFADATGKKQGRGAYVLKDVSLVEKAQQKEVLENFFNVSKETLEPLYKEIIRLIYREEIPK from the coding sequence ATGAAAAAGAAAAAAATTCCAATGCGAAAATGTATTATATCTAATGAAATGCACCCAAAGAAAGATATGATTCGAGTAGTAATTAATAAAGAAGGCGAAATATTTGCAGATGCGACTGGTAAAAAACAAGGTCGTGGGGCATATGTATTAAAAGATGTATCTTTAGTAGAAAAAGCTCAACAAAAAGAAGTGCTTGAAAATTTTTTTAATGTCTCTAAAGAAACTCTTGAGCCTTTATACAAAGAAATAATTCGCTTAATTTACAGAGAAGAGATTCCAAAATAA
- the nusA gene encoding transcription termination factor NusA has protein sequence MSNNELLLATEYLEKEKKIPREVLIDAIKAALITAYKKNYESARNVRVELNMDEGSFRVIARKEVVEEVFDDRDEVDLSTALVKNPAYEVGDIYEEDVTPKDFGRVGAQAAKQAVMQRLRDAEREILYDEFIDKEEDILTGVIDRVDHRYVYVNLGRIEAVLSEAERSPNESYVPNERIKVYVNKVEQTTKGPQIYVSRSHSGLLKRLFEQEVPEIYDGTVIVKSVVREAGDRSKISVYSDNPDIDAVGACVGSKGARVEAVVEELGGEKIDIVQWDEDPKVFVRNALSPSQVLEVIVDENNQSTVVVVPDYQLSLAIGKRGQNARLAAKLTGWKIDIKSESDAREVGIYPVIETEEDVDEIDNTGHEDVKIDEVTLQESDILSSELSAETEVEKESETKEDNNTEE, from the coding sequence GTGTCAAATAATGAATTATTATTAGCTACTGAATATTTAGAAAAGGAAAAGAAAATTCCTAGAGAAGTTCTCATTGATGCCATTAAAGCAGCATTGATTACTGCATATAAGAAAAATTATGAAAGTGCAAGAAACGTTAGAGTAGAGTTGAATATGGATGAGGGTTCATTTAGAGTAATTGCTCGTAAAGAAGTGGTAGAGGAAGTATTTGATGATAGAGATGAAGTAGACTTAAGTACAGCATTAGTTAAAAATCCTGCTTATGAGGTAGGAGATATTTATGAAGAAGATGTTACGCCAAAAGATTTTGGTCGTGTGGGTGCTCAAGCAGCTAAGCAAGCTGTGATGCAACGTTTGAGAGATGCTGAACGAGAAATTTTATATGATGAGTTTATTGATAAAGAAGAAGATATTTTAACTGGTGTCATTGATCGTGTTGATCATCGCTACGTGTATGTTAATTTAGGACGAATAGAAGCAGTTTTATCTGAAGCTGAGAGAAGTCCAAATGAAAGTTATGTTCCTAATGAACGTATCAAAGTATATGTAAATAAAGTTGAACAAACAACAAAAGGACCACAAATTTATGTTTCTAGAAGTCATTCAGGTTTATTAAAGCGTTTATTTGAACAAGAAGTCCCTGAAATTTATGACGGTACTGTTATAGTGAAATCAGTGGTTCGTGAAGCAGGAGATCGTTCTAAAATCAGTGTTTATTCTGACAATCCTGACATCGATGCAGTTGGAGCATGTGTAGGTTCAAAAGGTGCTCGTGTTGAAGCGGTCGTAGAAGAATTAGGTGGAGAAAAAATTGATATCGTACAATGGGACGAAGATCCTAAAGTATTTGTAAGAAATGCTTTAAGTCCATCACAAGTACTTGAAGTTATAGTTGATGAGAATAATCAATCAACAGTTGTCGTAGTTCCCGACTATCAATTATCATTAGCGATAGGTAAACGTGGTCAAAATGCGCGTTTAGCTGCTAAATTAACAGGTTGGAAAATTGATATTAAATCTGAATCTGATGCTCGTGAAGTAGGTATTTATCCTGTCATTGAAACAGAAGAAGATGTCGACGAAATCGATAATACTGGTCATGAAGATGTTAAAATTGATGAGGTGACTCTTCAGGAGTCTGATATACTTTCTAGTGAATTGAGTGCCGAAACAGAAGTAGAAAAAGAATCTGAAACAAAAGAAGATAACAATACAGAAGAATAG